AAGTTTCTAGTTTCTGGAATTAACTTTTCCTTGTTAATTATGGTTGTTGTTTGTAGCCCAAAAAGTGTATTCATAATGGGAGGTGGAGAAGGTTCAGCAGCAAGAGAAGTACTTAAACACAAATCAATAGAGAAGGTTGTAATGTGCGATATTGATCAGGTAATTATATTCACTAACGatctaatattttgttaatctAAATATAACTTCATTAAttgaatcaattaacatgTTATTGaaccaacaaaacaaaagatgtCAAATGGTGAATTTTCATTGggtttattttaggaaaaaggTATATAGATTCGTggatttttattaatgttatttgaatattttcacatatatatagtgatGACATTTTacaactaaattaattaatttaatcctGTGTTTAACCGTTGAACAAAatgtattgtttatttataaaccTAACTTTTGGAAgaacataattatttatttatttatttagttttcattCTATAAATCAAAGTTGTATGATTGCTTCTAGGATGTGGTGGATTTTTGCCGTAAACATTTGACTGTGAATCGAGAGGCATTTTGTCACAAGAAACTTCATCTTGTAATAAACGATGCAaggtaaaaattaattaactagtTATAACACaattatacatttattttcatatttagtaATAAtgcaaattaatttatttagttattgaaATTGGGATGTGTTTGTGTAAAGGGTGGAATTGgagaagagaaaggagaaATATGATGTAATAATAGGAGACCTAGCAGATCCAGTTAAGGATGGGCCTTGCTACAAACTCTACACCAAATCCTTTTATCATGACATCGTCAAACCTAAACTTCACCACAATGGCATTTTTGTAACTCAGGTCAGCTTTCTAAtcttattttacaaaaaagaaaagaaaccatTAAAAATAGAACGTTTGACAGAAACATATATATCTCATgcaaaaatctaaaaatcaagtataatgaattttgttttgaatggtttcgttttaaattaataatttagacaCTACTGTCTTTAATTTTCtgtgaaaataattaagtttatttcttattttcaacttttacacataaaaattgaatttttagtcgcattgataaaataaaaacaaaaatttaaggctctttttataactattttaattcgatttggtaattattttattttttgtttttgtttttgaagattaaatCTACATGCACTACTATTACTTCTAACtttctgtttttgttatcTATATGATACCAATGGTTTAAAAAACtaagtcaaaatttgaaggaaaaaaaaacatctttcaaaaaatcatttttgttttggaattgtggctaagaattttttattgtatttaataaaGATACATatcattgaagaaaatagacttagttttcaaaaataaaaacaaaaaatgaaacaattacCAAATTAGatcttaaacttttgttttttgtttttaaaaattaagattattttcCCTTCATTTGTTAAATGTGAAATCAAGTTGAATTTTgagtcaaatttaaaaaaacaaaaataaaattttaaaatatatatacatatattttttttttgttagttctcaaatttcaggttgattttttttttaaacattcagtcaaaaaaatataaatagcgaataaaaaatttagtgtttaatttagaaaataaattatttaaaaagatgaaagtaTTTGAAAGTTACCATACAAATCTTATTTCTTACCATGAATGCATCatataacaatataattttcataaatttaaatataatttttataattttaaatttatggcAATTTActccatttattttcaatttcataacatcttattacaaaaaaaaagaaaagattaaacttaatagttattttgattaattaataactcagtaaaatcatttataaacaaaaatttcaataccGAAGTTGAATTATCACAAATGGTAAAGtataataactaaactaaTACTTTTCAAAGCtacagaaaataaattgttacgTGACCATGTTtaacttattatatataaaattaaagtctaatattaattaaaattagtacATGAGAACACACATATACTTTActttaagaataattttaacaatggTAAGGTTTTCAGGCAGGACCAGCCGGAATTTTCACCCACAAAGAGGTTTTTACCTCAATTTATAACACAATCAAACAGACCTTCAACTGTACGTTTCTCTTTCTCAATtgattagaaaatttgaaactttaatttagattaattaaaactttattttaaagttaaaataaccattttaattattctccTATCTCTCTTTGTTATCTTCTTGATGCAGATGTGATTGCTTACACTGCTTACATACCATCTTTTGCAGACACATGGGGATGGGTTATGGTATgagataaatattaattttaacactATATGATAAATTACGTCAATTAGCAATgtctataaattaatttagttatatatgtTTCGAAAAAACAGGCATCAGATCATCCTTTCTGTATAAAATCTGAGGAATTGGATAAGAGAATTGAGGATAGAATCAATGGGGAGTTGCTCTATTTAACTGGTCCTTCAATTGTGTCTTCCACAATCATCAACAAGATTGTCTCTTTAGCGTAAGTTCAAATATTACCCTTCATTACTCTTCGTACCCCTTCCACACGGACAGAATCAATTAATCGAAGTCAGTTTTCTGACCAAATTTCCACCAAACTGACTACAGTTGGTTTAGTAAATGCTTGCATCGACTTTAACTATCAAAGAGTAAAAATGGATCGATTGGTAGATTCTTTGGTCTAATATACTCATCTCTATTTAGAACTATATATACTAGGTATGAATTAGTTAAAATGTTTGAAGATTAGAACTTAGAATAATTTCCATGCTTAGAAAGTACTTTAGTATTtgatataactaaatttattgCCACctattgttattttaagattttaaatttatggatTATTTTAGAAAGGTTTGAATTTATAGTGTTTGTTTcgatttaattttgattcagGTTATTGAATGAAACTCACATCTACACTGAAGCGACTGCAAAATTCATACATGGTCAAGGAGTTGTTGGATGCAAACAATTGAATGGGGGGAGTTGTGGTCGTGGTGTATAAATATACCATAATTAATGAGGACCCTAAAATATATCACACTTTAATTAAAGACATCGTTAATATAAAAatctaatcaaaattattacttttcacttatttggtataaaaaaaaaaggaaagaaaatttagttGTATTATTGAtcatctttttaatatataaattagagTTAGTTGACAAAGTAAGCAGAGCACAATGATATAGTTGGAATGTATTATACCAGGATCAAAGGAATTATTACTAGCCTTTTAACTTTGTTccatatttaataatatattgttacaTAATAGTTATCTTATAATAGATATTATGTTGGTGTGTAGTAAGGTAGAATCTTTTGTATTTACAAAGGTATTAAGAGGTTTACACTTCAAATTAAGGTTGGCTTCAGGTTctctttacaaaatattagtcaATTTTAATCTTCATCCTTAATCGATGTTGTATAAATTCATAAGTGACATAAGCATAAAACGACAACTAACACAGTTAAAAAGAAGTCTTAACTCACTCCTAGCATTTACTAGGACTAGTTTGAAGACATGTGAGATGTGCCACGACCTTACATCTCCAACTATAAGACACCATTATTTACTGATTCGATTATTGTTAGTCTTAGGAGAATTCAAGACCTAATCTACTTTTTGATCAACTATTTGAAACCTTATCAGATCTTTGACGAGTTTTTCTTATCATCAACCAAACTTAATTCATACGaaactaaatttcatttaaCCATATACGTACATGTACATGTATTGAGGTTTAACTTTGTTCATATATGACTCTAGGTCCACTTGTCTCTACTCTAGACTAAATTTGGAGGTTCAACCTTGTCGGTATGCTAGGCTAAGGCCATCACAATGCAACAACACATCTCAGCTCTTAACAACACGATTCACATCACTTCAAACTTTACCAAAATGTGTTTGGACCCTTAGGTTCAATTCATTGATTTACATGtgtaaaaaatttcattaaatctcaataaaaactaaattgtagTTCGCTATCTTTTTCATGGATGAAAtgatttaccttttttttttaagataaacaATCTTAGATTGAAcacatattttcttatttagttCAAATTTGCAATGTCGCTAATATTACTTTACATAGAGgattctttttgtttagagAATGTCTCTAAAGTGAcattaatattgtaatttaactttaagCTTACCCACTTTGTTTTGGAGTGTTTTTTGGGAGTGAAACATAACTATGAagttatccattttttttcatgtgttTCTCAACTTTATGTTTCCATAAAGTACATTgactaaatattatttattagttgGTGGATTCAtaccatatttgaaaattgaactGATTTGataaatcaaattgaaacaaatcGAAATCAGTTGTATGTGGTTTGTGTTATGTTGAAACCGTTTTTTATACGATTTGGTTCGATTTAATGTTTGAAACCAATTCTAAAATCGAATAGAACtgcatcattttaaaaaaaatttaaaaattaaggaaaatgtTATAGAACTTGGTGTTTTGGTGGCTCGAAGAAtgtccaaaatttaaaagagaaaagcaaATTTCATCGAATGGTGGCTTGAGATTCTCCAAGATTTAAACTGAACTGTATATATGGTTCGATTTTGATTCGGTTCGACACGAGCATATGGTTCAATTGGATGCAGTTTTAGTTTGAAACCAAATCAAATGGAATAGTGAACAATCCTACTTATTAGTGTTAAAAAACTActgtattattataattttgaaaatataaagattaaattattagtagTGGTCGATCgaaaaacttttgaacatttaaaagaaaaaaatgattttccaAGTTTGATGTATTGGGCCGTTCATAGGTTGTTGGGCGGATATGCCGCAGGGCTTTTGAAAAGCCCGCCGAATGATATTGCATTGGATAAAAATGGATGAGAACGGAATCTCCTTCTCCACAAACACCATTCCTCCCTGACTGACTGAGAGAGGGAAAAAGGTCGTCCGAATGTTCTATCGTCAATGGCGACATCCACCACTCCTCCGCTAATTAACTCGGAGCAATTCAAATCCTCCGCCTCCATTCTTCGGCCTCTGCCGCTTAGATTCACCGCTGCAAATACTAAGAATCACTGCCGAGTGAGGTGCGCACTGTCCACGAACAATTGGCGGGATAGTAGGCGACTGTTCTCCATTTCTCTTGTCCTCTCAAATTTGTTCCTGATTCCTGACCGTATGCTTTCTTCTGTTCATCGAATTGTAGACGTTGGTGTTAGTTCTACTTGACGGACAAATTCTATGAATAAATCGTTAtgaattgtgttttttaatatttatctcTGCAGATGCTTCTGCTGGAAGCTTTCTGGACAAATACGTGAAGaagtaaacgatcgtgtgATATTAGTTTGAGCCTTTACCTATCTGCTGAGGTTCATCAAACTGATTCTGATGCATTCTATTCAGGAAAAAGCTGGATCCGCTTGAAGTTTATGTTCCTGCCGTCATATTGACCAAGTTACAAATCGAAGACGTCGGTAATTAAGCATGATAACTTTTTCGTATCTTTAGTTCTTCGATTTTGCTTTCACTTTGTAATTAGAATCTGCATTGTTCGTGAAACTTGATCAGCTGTTCAAAATTTCACTTCTGTGAACATTCATATTTATTGATATCTACGCAATTTTATGTAATGTGAACTGTTCTTTCTTTTCGATCGCAGGAAAAATATTGGAAAGTAGTAAACCAGAATATGCGACATGCCGATCTCTCTTGCGTTCTGGCCTTGCATCATCTCTTCGCGTAAATATTCGAGCAGTAAGATGAAAACCTTCTGGAATTGTTGAACATTCCTCGATCCTTTACCCGCTCTTTCAAATTCTCCTACTCCATTTGACCTCGAAGTGTTTGTGTATATCCGTTTTCCTTTCTGTAAtctgttttcaaattttttgctGGATTCTGGTAGttaaagaatatttgaaaagaagcTTGATATCAGAACACTTGTAAATAAGATCAAACTCCTACAATATTATT
This DNA window, taken from Cucumis sativus cultivar 9930 chromosome 6, Cucumber_9930_V3, whole genome shotgun sequence, encodes the following:
- the LOC101210030 gene encoding thermospermine synthase ACAULIS5, whose amino-acid sequence is MGPAVLSSHTNYTNGDNSSHESVINNVSGDDCHWYEEIIDENLKWSFALNRVLQQGTSEFQDIALLDTKRFGKALMIDGKMQSAEADEFVYHECLIHPALLCHSNPKSVFIMGGGEGSAAREVLKHKSIEKVVMCDIDQDVVDFCRKHLTVNREAFCHKKLHLVINDARVELEKRKEKYDVIIGDLADPVKDGPCYKLYTKSFYHDIVKPKLHHNGIFVTQAGPAGIFTHKEVFTSIYNTIKQTFNYVIAYTAYIPSFADTWGWVMASDHPFCIKSEELDKRIEDRINGELLYLTGPSIVSSTIINKIVSLALLNETHIYTEATAKFIHGQGVVGCKQLNGGSCGRGV
- the LOC101209782 gene encoding uncharacterized protein LOC101209782, translated to MATSTTPPLINSEQFKSSASILRPLPLRFTAANTKNHCRVRCALSTNNWRDSRRLFSISLVLSNLFLIPDHASAGSFLDKYVKKKKLDPLEVYVPAVILTKLQIEDVGKILESSKPEYATCRSLLRSGLASSLRVNIRAVAQYASEDGNGNIAFDNVDRCLRALEELDSSLLRATRNDRGTSIESMKTNIDNAVLALDRLLQTVPPDVFAKGKAIADAYISPEEEETEIEDPQLKQLESIL